The Maylandia zebra isolate NMK-2024a linkage group LG7, Mzebra_GT3a, whole genome shotgun sequence genome contains a region encoding:
- the saal1 gene encoding protein saal1, giving the protein MDGGADGAGQVEKESSSPPAETQSPIMDRNPSPPPDAADGAEDEDVDAIGDTVYSKHWLFSTLTHLIHMVTEHSEERCEGPMQLSDDEEEDLCRVWDMAMDKDVAGFLQEFKAADILLGVISKSRCPRLTEISVGILGNISCFPETCMTLSQNEDLGSVVLLLLGDTDPPTLLETSRLLLTCLSQKDVCSLWLQRIRQHTSVRSNLCFIMCSSTNTDLLEKVGELVDKLFDLDEELMKSWITAQPDEEQGDDGESHLEMTSCLLEAAKQLRSESPNGLEVYLHILQLLTTIDEGIQVFAASDGPGKSVWEFVCDVVCEDLCQPNDLPVVLHEQKSILVQALAVLQALYKCHDEWCSKSDRSLPLIGSILRVCQYQNECKDGSANKEDEKDEHLETVAEITAEFLADLFIHIQKDTVADLVKKVYLTEKTCLAAAATLLPKFKNSFQHLQTMLSEADLQLADVIRTQCPV; this is encoded by the exons ATGG ATGGTGGCGCTGACGGTGCTGGGCAAGTGGAGAAAGAGAGCTCATCCCCTCCAGCTGAAACACAGTCTCCTATCATGGACCGTAACCCATCACCACCCCCAGACGCAGCAGATGGAGCGGAGGACGAAGATGTGGATGCCATTGGAGACACTGTTTACAGCAAGCACTGGCTTTTTAGCACCCTGACTCATCTCATCCAT ATGGTCACAGAGCATTCAGAAGAGCGCTGTGAAGGTCCAATGCAGCTATCtgatgatgaggaggaagacTTGTGCAGAGTGTGGGATATGGCAATGGATAAG GATGTGGCTGGTTTTCTGCAGGAATTTAAAGCTGCAGATATTCTTCTAGGAGTGATTTCCAAATCACGTTGTCCACGACTTACA gAAATTAGTGTGGGAATCCTTGGGAATATTTCGTGTTTTCCTGAAACTTGTATGACTTTGAGCCAAAATGAGGACTTGgg GTCTGTGGTGCTGCTGCTTCTGGGAGATACCGATCCTCCAACACTGCTGGAAACAAGCAG ATTGCTGCTGACCTGTCTTTCTCAGAAAGATGTCTGTTCACTGTGGCTTCAGCGAATACGACAGCACACATCTGTGCGCTCCAATCTCTGTTTCATCATGTGCAGCTCCACCaata CGGATCTGCTTGAGAAGGTGGGAGAACTAGTTGACAAATTGTTTGACCTTGATGAAGAGTTAATGAAGAGTTGGATCACAGCTCAGCCTGATGAGGAGCAGGGGGATGATGGTGAAAGCCATCTGGAGATGACCTCATGTCTTCTTGAAGCAGCCAAGCAGCTCAG ATCAGAGAGTCCGAATGGCCTAGAGGTTTACCTTCATATCCTCCAGTTACTTACAACTATAGATGAGGGGATTCAGGTTTTTG CTGCTTCTGATGGACCGGGGAAATCTGTGTGGGAGTTTGTCTGTGACGTCGTGTGTGAGGACCTCTGCCAACCAAATGATCTTCCAGTTGTACTGCATGAACAGAAAAGCATTCTGGTCCAAGCACTTGCTGTGCTGCaggctctttataaatgtcacgATGAGTGGTGCAGCAAAAGTGACAGAA GTTTGCCTCTCATTGGGAGCATCTTGCGGGTATGCCAGTACCAAAATGAGTGCAAAGACGGCAGTGCAAACAAAGAAGATGAAAAAGATGAGCACCTCGAGACTGTTGCAGAGATCACAGCAGAGTTTTTGGCTGACCTCTTCATTCACATTCAAAAG GACACAGTTGCAGATTTGGTGAAGAAAGTTTACCTCACAGAGAAAACCTGCCTCGCAGCTGCTGCCACTTTACTTCCCAAGTTTAAGAATTCA TTTCAGCACCTGCAGACCATGTTGTCAGAGGCTGATCTCCAGTTGGCAGATGTGATAAGGACACAGTGTCCCGTCTGA